In a genomic window of Kiloniellales bacterium:
- a CDS encoding TRAP transporter fused permease subunit, with protein sequence MAAIPEGGGLRAGIPGGLALATVGFHLYLVFSGLVPNLVTRPLHMALVLPWVFVIGSRAEGWRRWLAWALFGLGLAACGFILAERARLGDQYGTLAGPLQHAVAVVLLLVVLEMARRAVKLALPAVAVLALAYGVFGQHLPGEFGHPGIPLNAFLGTLTIAEGGIWGQLTGVSVNVVAVFVILGAFVGAGEGGAGFMALATRLAGRLRAGAAKVAVLSSAFFGSISGSASANVASTGAITIPTMKRLGYPPSFAAAVEAVASSGGQIMPPLMGAGAFIMVELLRRPYGDIMAAAFLPALLFFFAAWAGVELFARRHGLRGLAREALPDRRTLLRTVPFFLVPFGLLLGILFLTGYTPQFAAALATFAAAALLVTDRSGRLGLGAWGRRLLAASTEAARQIATIASIILCAGIIIGVLNLTGLGVKVTSAIVGLSGGELWAALLLTALACLILGMEVPTTAAYVICVSVAGPALQELGLPALQAHLFVFWYALLSTITPPVCGAVFIAAGMAQTPWIPVAGQAMRLGLGLYLVPLAFVANPALIDLAERPLWALLALAKVGIGLWLLGAALADGLARPWRSVGLALMGLTVIFLLGVA encoded by the coding sequence GTGGCGGCGATTCCCGAAGGCGGCGGGCTCCGGGCCGGAATCCCGGGCGGGCTCGCCCTGGCGACGGTCGGCTTCCACCTCTATCTGGTGTTCTCCGGCCTGGTGCCGAACTTGGTCACCCGGCCGCTGCACATGGCCCTGGTGCTGCCTTGGGTCTTCGTCATCGGCAGCCGGGCCGAAGGCTGGCGCCGCTGGCTGGCCTGGGCGCTCTTCGGCCTCGGCCTCGCCGCCTGCGGCTTCATCCTGGCCGAGCGGGCCCGCCTCGGCGATCAATACGGCACCCTCGCCGGTCCGCTGCAGCACGCCGTCGCCGTCGTCCTGCTGCTGGTGGTGCTGGAGATGGCGCGGCGGGCGGTCAAGCTGGCCTTGCCGGCGGTCGCCGTCCTGGCCCTGGCCTACGGGGTCTTCGGCCAGCACCTGCCGGGCGAGTTCGGCCATCCCGGCATCCCGCTCAACGCTTTCCTCGGCACCCTGACCATCGCCGAGGGCGGGATCTGGGGCCAGCTGACCGGGGTCTCGGTCAACGTGGTCGCGGTCTTCGTCATCCTCGGCGCTTTCGTCGGGGCGGGCGAGGGCGGGGCCGGCTTCATGGCCCTGGCGACCCGCCTGGCCGGTCGCCTGCGGGCCGGGGCGGCCAAGGTCGCGGTGCTGTCCTCGGCCTTCTTCGGCTCGATCTCCGGCTCGGCCTCGGCCAACGTCGCCTCGACCGGCGCCATCACCATTCCGACCATGAAGCGCCTGGGCTATCCGCCGTCCTTCGCCGCCGCGGTCGAGGCCGTGGCCTCCAGCGGCGGCCAGATCATGCCGCCGCTGATGGGGGCGGGGGCGTTCATCATGGTCGAGCTGCTGCGCCGGCCCTACGGCGACATCATGGCGGCGGCCTTCCTCCCGGCCCTGCTGTTCTTCTTCGCCGCTTGGGCCGGAGTCGAGCTCTTCGCCCGGCGGCACGGCCTGCGCGGCCTGGCCCGGGAGGCGCTACCGGACCGGCGGACCCTGCTGCGCACCGTGCCCTTCTTCCTGGTGCCCTTCGGGCTGCTGCTCGGGATCCTCTTCCTGACCGGCTACACGCCGCAGTTCGCCGCCGCCCTGGCGACCTTCGCCGCGGCGGCGCTGCTGGTCACCGACCGCAGCGGCCGGCTCGGCCTCGGCGCTTGGGGCCGGCGCCTGCTGGCCGCCTCCACCGAGGCCGCGCGCCAGATCGCGACCATCGCCTCGATCATCCTCTGCGCCGGCATCATCATCGGCGTGCTCAACCTGACCGGGCTGGGGGTCAAGGTGACCTCGGCCATCGTCGGCCTTTCGGGCGGCGAGCTCTGGGCCGCCCTGCTGCTCACCGCCCTGGCCTGCCTGATCCTCGGCATGGAGGTGCCGACCACGGCGGCCTACGTGATCTGCGTCTCGGTTGCCGGGCCGGCGCTGCAGGAGCTCGGCCTGCCGGCGCTCCAGGCCCACCTCTTCGTGTTCTGGTACGCCCTGCTCTCGACCATCACGCCGCCGGTCTGCGGCGCGGTCTTCATCGCCGCCGGCATGGCCCAGACGCCCTGGATCCCGGTTGCCGGCCAGGCCATGCGCCTGGGCCTCGGACTCTACCTCGTGCCGCTCGCCTTCGTCGCCAACCCGGCCCTGATCGACCTCGCCGAACGACCGCTCTGGGCCCTCTTGGCCCTCGCCAAGGTCGGGATCGGGCTCTGGCTCCTGGGCGCCGCCCTGGCCGACGGGCTGGCCCGGCCTTGGCGTTCCGTCGGATTGGCTCTGATGGGTTTAACGGTGATCTTTCTCCTGGGAGTCGCCTAG
- a CDS encoding ParB/RepB/Spo0J family partition protein, with protein MTDLLQEFFQEIDRNLSQVSAEMDRWERAPGDPEALNAVFRIVHNVKATCHVLGFGRIEALAHASEDLLYAIREGTVSASPEAASSVREAIARIETLVDGVRAERAEPAGEDNDLLLAISCLAAPGSGEDPAVIGDLGALMAEEAEAAAESPQDGHVLPGLDEITEAGLFPETETLFAHLPDIDQGPTEVSGTPAMSAEEETLRDIAPLEAAPGLPAEPPSDEVAAFEIAVADLPDLPGYPELHAPTADQELDAIAAKILRPATEAAAPAPAVPLDQATDGAPAPAAASSPAPPVEPAPSEDPAPDAPSRDPAPDQVPAAAADPSPAPVLAAVEALAPAEGPSQVSIGALHPNPEQPRQRMDEEALRSLSDSIAAHGILQPILVRPHGELAGQYQIVAGERRWRAAALAGLGEVPVSLHELGDEVALELSLVENLQREDLSPIEEAEGYQQLIERFALTQEAVAERVGKSRSHVANALRLLGLPPAVKEMLQRGALTAGHARALLAFAEPEPVAREVVEKGLSVRATEELARQPVAPAAPSAETASARDPAVRHELKVLERELAEQLGARVKIRISGEAGEIRLRFETLADFESLIGRLRQVPQSSAA; from the coding sequence ATGACCGACCTCTTGCAAGAGTTCTTCCAGGAAATCGACCGCAACCTCTCCCAGGTTTCCGCGGAGATGGACCGCTGGGAGCGAGCGCCCGGCGACCCCGAGGCGCTGAACGCGGTGTTCCGCATCGTCCACAACGTGAAGGCCACCTGTCACGTCCTCGGCTTCGGGCGGATCGAGGCCCTGGCCCACGCCTCCGAGGACCTGCTCTACGCCATCCGCGAGGGCACCGTGTCGGCCAGCCCGGAGGCGGCCTCGTCGGTCCGCGAGGCGATCGCCCGGATCGAGACCTTGGTCGATGGCGTGCGCGCCGAGAGGGCCGAGCCCGCTGGCGAGGACAACGACCTCCTCCTGGCGATTTCCTGCCTGGCGGCACCGGGCTCCGGGGAGGACCCCGCGGTCATCGGGGACCTGGGCGCCTTGATGGCCGAAGAGGCCGAGGCGGCGGCCGAGAGCCCCCAGGACGGCCACGTCCTGCCGGGGCTGGACGAGATCACCGAGGCCGGCCTTTTCCCGGAAACCGAGACCTTATTCGCCCACCTGCCCGACATCGATCAAGGCCCGACCGAGGTCTCCGGCACGCCGGCGATGAGCGCGGAGGAAGAGACCCTCCGGGACATCGCGCCGCTGGAGGCCGCGCCGGGCCTCCCCGCAGAGCCGCCGAGCGACGAGGTCGCGGCCTTCGAGATCGCGGTCGCCGATCTCCCGGACCTCCCCGGCTACCCGGAGCTTCACGCGCCGACCGCGGATCAGGAACTCGACGCCATCGCCGCCAAGATCCTGAGACCGGCCACCGAGGCCGCGGCGCCGGCGCCTGCGGTCCCCCTGGACCAAGCGACCGACGGAGCCCCGGCGCCGGCCGCGGCTTCGAGCCCGGCGCCGCCCGTGGAACCTGCCCCGAGCGAGGATCCGGCCCCCGATGCCCCGAGCCGGGATCCGGCCCCTGATCAGGTTCCGGCGGCGGCCGCCGACCCGAGCCCGGCGCCGGTCCTTGCGGCCGTCGAGGCGCTTGCGCCGGCCGAGGGGCCGAGCCAGGTTTCGATCGGCGCTCTTCATCCCAATCCCGAGCAGCCGCGCCAGCGCATGGACGAGGAGGCGCTGCGTTCGCTCAGCGACTCCATCGCGGCTCACGGGATCCTGCAGCCGATCCTGGTCCGGCCCCACGGCGAGCTGGCCGGCCAGTACCAGATCGTCGCCGGCGAGCGGCGCTGGCGGGCCGCCGCCCTGGCCGGCCTTGGGGAGGTCCCGGTCTCCCTGCACGAGCTGGGTGACGAGGTGGCGCTTGAGCTGAGCCTGGTCGAGAACCTGCAGCGCGAGGACCTGAGCCCGATCGAGGAGGCCGAGGGCTACCAGCAGCTGATCGAGCGCTTCGCCCTGACCCAGGAGGCGGTCGCGGAGCGGGTCGGCAAGAGCCGCAGCCACGTCGCCAACGCCCTGCGGCTCCTCGGCCTGCCGCCGGCGGTCAAGGAGATGCTCCAGCGGGGCGCCCTGACCGCGGGCCATGCCCGCGCACTGCTCGCCTTCGCCGAGCCTGAGCCGGTGGCCCGCGAGGTGGTGGAGAAGGGCCTCAGCGTCCGGGCCACCGAAGAGCTGGCCCGGCAGCCGGTCGCGCCCGCCGCGCCCAGCGCTGAGACCGCCTCGGCACGGGACCCGGCCGTGCGGCACGAGCTCAAGGTCCTGGAGCGCGAGCTGGCCGAGCAGCTCGGCGCCAGGGTCAAGATCCGCATCAGCGGCGAGGCCGGCGAGATCCGCCTGCGCTTCGAGACCCTGGCCGACTTCGAGTCCCTGATCGGCCGCCTGCGCCAGGTCCCGCAGAGCTCCGCCGCCTGA
- a CDS encoding TAXI family TRAP transporter solute-binding subunit — protein MAQAGKRMFEPKNPAYDEIRGLFVIPSLTMHYVVRADSGVTDFADLAGKDFLIGKGSFGAREAAKNLEAFGLKGKVSLADVELNAAVPALKNGQIQGFATAGSYPAPNVIEAAAGTGIRLLSMTDDQVAATKRTRLVIPAGTYAGVDYEVVTTSLPVGAYTTTAMDEETAYQLTKTFWSGKAELAKANPWWGGVAPEMLSTLAGELHPGALRYYREAGFDLK, from the coding sequence CTGGCCCAGGCCGGCAAGAGGATGTTCGAGCCGAAGAACCCGGCCTACGACGAGATCCGCGGGCTCTTCGTGATCCCCTCGCTGACCATGCACTACGTGGTCCGGGCGGACTCCGGCGTGACGGACTTCGCGGACCTGGCCGGCAAGGACTTCCTGATCGGCAAGGGCAGCTTCGGGGCCCGCGAGGCGGCCAAGAACCTCGAGGCCTTCGGCCTCAAGGGCAAGGTCAGCCTGGCCGACGTCGAGCTGAACGCGGCGGTGCCGGCCCTCAAGAACGGCCAGATCCAGGGCTTCGCCACGGCCGGCTCCTATCCGGCGCCCAACGTCATCGAGGCGGCTGCCGGCACCGGGATCCGCCTGCTGTCGATGACCGACGACCAGGTGGCGGCGACCAAGCGGACCCGCCTGGTCATCCCCGCCGGCACCTACGCCGGGGTCGACTACGAGGTGGTGACCACCTCGCTGCCGGTCGGCGCCTACACGACGACCGCGATGGACGAGGAGACCGCCTACCAGCTGACCAAAACCTTCTGGTCCGGCAAGGCCGAGCTGGCCAAGGCCAACCCCTGGTGGGGCGGGGTCGCACCTGAGATGCTCTCGACCCTGGCCGGCGAGCTGCATCCGGGCGCGCTGCGCTACTACCGCGAGGCCGGTTTCGACCTGAAGTAG